From Candidatus Moraniibacteriota bacterium, the proteins below share one genomic window:
- a CDS encoding LysM domain-containing protein — protein MKNLKAIRLLIAAVVLAVLAFFGTADAVEFYTVKKGDCLSKIAKKHGVLVKEFHNANKDRIKNINLIYPNQVFVVPNEYAEFSFENPGEEKYQGTLNEALKLHKYPEMAQELLKEEVRKGNYKWVEIKNGDKFAMVFGKNKIRRNTIANLKKPIKAKKYTAKVGDLEYVLLYPPACKNWAMPPGLTPTPTKMEPPREEKTPETPAKVEVPGTTPPKEEIVATPTVVTPTTPEKKEAPPKDEAKPSEDLFEFYVGGGYYHNAHVGNASGDFLWAKLRYFPITFKSENYKYRLGAFMSGFLGEGNDRDYEYRNKRLAGGISGKVEGDSMDATLDLGVGRIWKHGDKDTAGKEFHSRQTDNIFLISGNLKDYERRLRGEKLFPETELNVEAIFPFDRKESRSFNGKSLSSSPWNNQIVTADFTQWIYDIYVSDETRIMPGISLGGGYDWGPEKAFGLVGPAVRLNSYNQNILQVNAGYKEEFGGKGDNFKISAWVSLNGVYNAIQAARISEANGEDMIYRGPEAERQKQARPDVVHVTSLVDMRPSE, from the coding sequence ATGAAAAACTTAAAAGCCATAAGACTGCTTATAGCAGCAGTAGTGCTTGCAGTCCTGGCTTTTTTCGGGACTGCAGATGCGGTTGAATTCTACACAGTTAAGAAAGGCGACTGCCTTTCGAAAATAGCGAAAAAGCACGGAGTTTTAGTGAAGGAATTTCATAATGCTAACAAGGATAGGATAAAAAACATAAATCTTATCTACCCAAATCAGGTATTTGTGGTTCCTAATGAATATGCTGAGTTTTCTTTTGAAAACCCAGGTGAAGAAAAATACCAAGGAACACTTAATGAGGCATTAAAGCTTCACAAATATCCGGAAATGGCTCAAGAACTTCTAAAAGAAGAAGTTCGTAAGGGCAACTATAAATGGGTTGAAATCAAGAATGGTGACAAATTCGCCATGGTATTCGGAAAAAATAAAATTCGCCGCAATACAATTGCGAATCTCAAAAAACCAATAAAGGCGAAAAAATATACGGCAAAGGTGGGGGACTTAGAGTATGTTTTGCTCTATCCACCTGCCTGCAAAAACTGGGCAATGCCGCCCGGATTAACTCCAACACCAACGAAAATGGAACCGCCTCGGGAAGAGAAAACCCCGGAGACACCTGCAAAGGTAGAGGTTCCTGGAACAACTCCTCCGAAAGAGGAAATAGTTGCTACCCCAACGGTAGTGACTCCAACTACTCCAGAGAAAAAAGAAGCTCCACCTAAAGATGAAGCAAAACCGTCTGAAGATCTTTTTGAGTTTTACGTGGGGGGTGGATATTACCACAATGCCCATGTCGGAAACGCAAGTGGAGATTTCCTGTGGGCCAAGCTTCGGTATTTTCCGATTACATTTAAATCGGAAAATTATAAATACCGGCTCGGCGCATTTATGTCAGGATTTTTGGGCGAGGGCAATGACCGTGACTATGAGTACAGAAATAAACGGCTCGCCGGCGGGATTTCAGGAAAAGTGGAAGGTGACTCAATGGATGCTACTCTTGATCTCGGCGTGGGAAGGATCTGGAAACATGGAGATAAAGATACTGCTGGAAAAGAATTTCACAGCAGGCAAACCGACAATATTTTCCTAATTTCGGGGAATTTAAAGGACTATGAGCGCAGATTGAGAGGCGAAAAACTTTTCCCTGAAACAGAGTTAAACGTTGAAGCAATCTTTCCTTTTGACAGGAAAGAAAGCAGAAGCTTTAACGGAAAATCTCTGTCTTCAAGTCCCTGGAATAATCAGATAGTAACTGCTGATTTTACCCAGTGGATTTACGACATCTACGTCAGCGATGAGACCAGGATTATGCCGGGAATCTCGCTAGGAGGCGGATATGACTGGGGTCCTGAAAAGGCCTTCGGATTAGTCGGTCCCGCTGTACGGCTGAATTCTTATAACCAAAACATTCTGCAGGTTAATGCAGGATATAAGGAAGAATTCGGCGGTAAGGGAGATAACTTCAAAATATCTGCCTGGGTCTCACTTAATGGGGTTTATAATGCCATTCA